The following proteins come from a genomic window of Candidatus Binataceae bacterium:
- a CDS encoding acyl-CoA dehydrogenase family protein: MDFGFSQEQEMLRQSARALLERECTSAHVRRMMEDERGYSPELWRKMAELGWLGLVLPETYGGAGLGYVDLVVVAEEMGRVLLPSPFIWTLAFAEAIGRAGSDEQKQRFLPAIARGEMVATVAHLEAGGTLEERGIVMGARRAGKGFILEGEKLFVNDAHVADCFLVAARTGSRRGGGVTLFAIDSRRAGITINRLKTMDQTRKLGEVRFQAVRVAAADVVGEIGAGWPILSAALDRAKVALAAEMMGGAQRVLEMAVEYSKVREQFGRPIGSFQAIQHKCANMMVDVEGAKSVVYYAAWAVSNGVADAPLAAAVAKAAASDAYRRTAAEGIQIHGGIGFTWEHDMHLYFKRAKSSEVTLGDANFNRELVAQGIGL; encoded by the coding sequence TTGGACTTCGGGTTCAGTCAGGAGCAGGAGATGCTGCGCCAGAGCGCGCGCGCCCTGCTCGAGCGCGAATGCACCTCGGCCCACGTGCGCCGGATGATGGAGGACGAACGCGGTTACTCGCCGGAGCTGTGGCGCAAGATGGCCGAGTTGGGATGGCTCGGCCTGGTCCTGCCTGAGACTTATGGCGGTGCCGGACTTGGCTACGTTGACCTGGTCGTGGTGGCCGAGGAGATGGGCCGCGTGTTGCTGCCCTCGCCATTCATCTGGACTTTGGCCTTCGCCGAAGCGATAGGTCGCGCCGGCTCCGACGAACAGAAGCAGCGCTTCCTGCCGGCGATCGCGCGCGGTGAGATGGTTGCGACGGTCGCTCATCTGGAGGCCGGCGGCACTCTGGAAGAGCGCGGAATCGTGATGGGGGCGCGGCGGGCCGGCAAGGGCTTCATTCTCGAAGGGGAGAAGCTGTTCGTCAACGACGCCCATGTTGCGGACTGCTTCCTGGTGGCGGCGCGCACCGGCTCCCGGCGCGGCGGCGGTGTGACGCTCTTCGCGATCGACAGCCGACGCGCCGGCATTACGATCAACCGGCTCAAGACGATGGACCAGACGCGCAAGCTTGGCGAGGTCAGGTTTCAGGCCGTCAGGGTTGCGGCCGCGGACGTGGTGGGCGAAATCGGCGCCGGATGGCCCATTTTGTCGGCCGCACTCGATCGTGCCAAGGTGGCGCTAGCGGCCGAGATGATGGGTGGTGCGCAGCGGGTGCTCGAGATGGCGGTGGAATACAGCAAGGTGCGCGAGCAGTTCGGCCGTCCGATCGGAAGCTTCCAGGCGATCCAGCACAAGTGCGCAAACATGATGGTCGATGTGGAGGGCGCGAAGTCGGTTGTCTACTACGCGGCGTGGGCGGTCAGCAACGGGGTCGCCGACGCGCCGCTGGCTGCGGCGGTAGCCAAGGCCGCGGCCTCCGACGCCTACCGGCGCACGGCGGCCGAGGGAATCCAAATCCACGGCGGAATCGGCTTCACCTGGGAGCATGACATGCATCTGTACTTCAAACGCGCCAAGTCCTCCGAGGTCACCCTGGGCGACGCCAACTTCAACCGCGAACTGGTCGCGCAAGGAATCGGACTGTAA
- a CDS encoding MaoC family dehydratase N-terminal domain-containing protein, whose protein sequence is MAVDKSIIGKAGKPFTMPIEWGKVREFARAVKDPNPVYFDPELAKKECGGVPIPVTFLQTSAFWQTAESMPSLDMFDMRRILHGEQEFEFFNPILVGDTLTGVARVADLYEKEGGRGGKMTFLVVETTYTNQRNEKVALSRFVLVETGQAVSG, encoded by the coding sequence ATGGCCGTAGACAAAAGCATCATCGGGAAAGCCGGCAAGCCGTTTACGATGCCAATAGAGTGGGGCAAGGTGCGCGAGTTCGCCCGCGCGGTCAAGGACCCCAACCCAGTGTACTTCGACCCGGAACTGGCCAAAAAGGAGTGCGGCGGAGTGCCGATCCCGGTGACCTTCCTTCAGACCAGCGCGTTCTGGCAGACCGCCGAGTCGATGCCGTCGCTCGACATGTTCGACATGCGGCGTATCCTGCACGGCGAGCAGGAGTTCGAGTTCTTCAACCCGATCCTGGTCGGCGACACGCTGACCGGCGTCGCCCGGGTCGCGGATCTGTACGAGAAGGAAGGCGGGCGCGGCGGCAAGATGACTTTTCTGGTAGTCGAGACGACCTACACCAACCAGCGCAACGAGAAGGTCGCGCTCTCGCGCTTCGTGCTGGTCGAAACCGGCCAGGCGGTGAGCGGTTGA
- a CDS encoding MaoC/PaaZ C-terminal domain-containing protein, with protein MASKVKFDQVKIGDSIPTIVIENVARPDFVRYAGASGDFVPLHYDQTFVEAAGIPTVFAQGMWTAGCLSRCLTDYAGAGRVRRFKVRFARQVWPGDTLTMRGKVTGKREEGGERLVDGEMEVVNQKGETTVKGSFSVAAA; from the coding sequence ATGGCATCCAAGGTAAAGTTCGACCAGGTGAAAATCGGCGACTCGATCCCCACTATCGTAATCGAAAACGTCGCGCGTCCGGATTTCGTCCGTTACGCGGGCGCCTCGGGCGACTTCGTCCCGCTCCATTACGATCAGACCTTCGTCGAGGCGGCCGGGATTCCGACCGTCTTCGCGCAGGGGATGTGGACGGCAGGGTGCCTGTCGCGCTGCCTGACCGACTACGCCGGCGCGGGCCGCGTCCGCCGTTTCAAGGTGCGCTTCGCGCGCCAGGTCTGGCCCGGCGACACGCTGACGATGCGTGGCAAGGTGACCGGCAAGCGCGAGGAGGGCGGCGAGCGGCTGGTGGACGGCGAGATGGAGGTTGTCAACCAGAAGGGCGAGACTACGGTCAAGGGCTCGTTCAGCGTCGCCGCGGCCTGA
- a CDS encoding DUF3536 domain-containing protein → MSEPRYVIIHGHFYQPPRESPWTGLISPEPGATPFANWNERILSECYLANARAHVMEGRVVRIHNNYAALNFDFGPTLASWLERHGTAAYRALHLGDQLSLQARGGHGNAIAQAYNHSILPLLGRRERALQIAWGIEDFVMRFKRRPVGMWLPECAADHDTLRDVAAAGIKFVILAPEQGVFGGEGAARRGAGPFIWRADDLRLAVFRFDRDLSRTVSFEDALDDGATLAQRIAGAAAEVAPGGVLMLATDGETFGHHKRNGAAELARALLELGRRDDIRLTNCAEYLAMHPEGDGTFEIDSPSSWSCAHGIERWRADCGCRLDHATAQHWRGPLRAAMEFVMNHAGAVYDRFAPPLVDDAQAALCESIRLAVDPNPALHEEFFAHHHVGADANRQRLMRLFEMQRAAQAALTSCAWFFDDFGGPEGRVALRWAARAVEVAAEFSASIESELLERLRQIHSNRREIGDAATLYLSLKTREARGRV, encoded by the coding sequence ATGTCGGAGCCGCGCTACGTCATTATCCACGGCCATTTTTACCAGCCGCCGCGTGAGAGTCCGTGGACCGGGCTTATCAGTCCCGAGCCCGGCGCGACGCCGTTCGCCAATTGGAACGAGCGGATCCTCAGCGAATGCTACCTCGCCAACGCCCGCGCCCATGTGATGGAAGGGCGGGTGGTGCGGATCCATAACAATTACGCGGCGCTCAACTTCGACTTCGGGCCGACGCTGGCGAGTTGGCTGGAGCGGCACGGCACGGCGGCCTATCGCGCGCTGCACCTTGGCGACCAGCTCAGCCTGCAGGCGCGCGGCGGCCATGGCAACGCGATCGCGCAGGCCTACAACCACTCGATCCTGCCGCTGCTGGGCCGGCGCGAGCGCGCGCTCCAGATCGCGTGGGGAATCGAGGACTTCGTCATGCGTTTCAAGCGGCGGCCGGTGGGGATGTGGCTTCCCGAGTGCGCGGCCGACCACGACACGCTGCGCGACGTCGCCGCGGCGGGGATCAAGTTTGTGATCCTTGCTCCCGAACAGGGCGTCTTTGGCGGCGAGGGCGCGGCGCGGCGCGGCGCCGGACCCTTTATCTGGCGCGCCGATGATCTGCGTCTTGCGGTATTTCGTTTCGACCGCGACCTTTCGCGCACAGTGTCTTTCGAGGACGCGCTCGACGACGGCGCCACGCTCGCACAGCGGATCGCCGGCGCCGCGGCCGAGGTCGCTCCGGGCGGCGTGCTTATGCTCGCTACCGACGGTGAAACCTTCGGCCATCACAAGCGCAATGGCGCGGCCGAACTGGCGCGCGCGCTCCTGGAGCTGGGGCGGCGCGACGATATCCGCCTCACCAACTGCGCGGAATACCTTGCGATGCACCCGGAGGGCGACGGAACCTTCGAAATCGACTCGCCCAGTTCGTGGAGCTGCGCGCACGGAATCGAGCGCTGGCGCGCCGACTGCGGATGCCGGCTCGACCACGCGACCGCGCAGCACTGGCGCGGGCCGCTGCGCGCGGCGATGGAGTTCGTGATGAACCATGCGGGGGCGGTGTACGATCGCTTCGCACCGCCGCTGGTGGACGACGCCCAGGCCGCGCTATGTGAGTCGATCCGTCTCGCCGTCGATCCCAACCCCGCGTTGCACGAGGAGTTCTTCGCCCATCATCACGTCGGCGCCGACGCCAATCGCCAGCGCCTGATGCGGCTGTTCGAGATGCAGCGCGCGGCGCAGGCCGCGCTCACCAGCTGCGCGTGGTTCTTTGACGACTTCGGCGGGCCCGAGGGGCGGGTAGCGCTGCGCTGGGCGGCGCGGGCGGTCGAGGTCGCCGCCGAATTTTCAGCCAGTATCGAGAGCGAGCTGCTCGAGCGGCTGCGCCAGATCCACTCCAACCGCCGCGAGATCGGCGACGCCGCCACGCTCTATCTCAGTCTCAAGACGCGCGAAGCGCGCGGGAGGGTATGA
- the acs gene encoding acetate--CoA ligase: MARSETHDIESVLREGRKFAPPGNFSHAAHVKSMAEYEALYRRAADDPEGFWTECARELSWFKPFDKVLEWSFPFAKWFVGGKLNAAYNCVDRHLLTARRNKAALIWEGEPGDSRVLTYQMLASEVARCANALKSLGIKEGDRVAIYMPLVPEAAIAMLACARIGAVHSVIFGGFSSEALVDRINDAEAKLCITADGGWRRGQQVPLKHNVDEALKRCPSVRHCLVVRRTGSKVEMRKDRDLWWDALVPHQSAVCPPAELDSEHMLYTLYTSGTTGKPKGVVHTVGGYLVHTLMTMKWVFDLRDEDIYWCTADIGWVTGHSYTVYGPLAAGATVVMYEGAPNFPENDRFWQIIEKYRVNILYTAPTAIRTFIKWGDSWVKKHDLSSLRLLGTVGEPINPEAWIWYHKVVGGERCPIVDTWWQTETGAIMISPLPGAIPTKPGSATRPLPGIVADVVTRDGKSVGANQGGLLVVRRPWPGMLRTVFRDPERYKQQYFSQLDGMYFTGDGARRDEDGYFWIMGRVDDVINVSGHRLGTMEIESALVSHPAVAEAAVVGRPDEMKGQAVMAFVTLEGGRKGDPDLREQLRQHVVKEIGALARPDEIRFTDALPKTRSGKIMRRLLRQIAAGDEALGDTTTLEDLSVLARLQKDEE, from the coding sequence ATGGCCCGATCCGAGACGCACGATATCGAATCCGTCCTGCGCGAGGGGCGCAAGTTTGCACCGCCCGGCAATTTTAGCCACGCCGCCCACGTCAAGAGCATGGCCGAGTACGAGGCGCTCTACCGGCGCGCGGCGGACGACCCGGAAGGGTTCTGGACCGAGTGCGCCCGGGAACTTAGCTGGTTCAAGCCCTTCGACAAGGTCTTGGAGTGGAGCTTCCCCTTCGCCAAGTGGTTCGTGGGCGGCAAGCTCAACGCCGCCTACAACTGCGTCGACCGCCATCTGCTGACCGCGCGGCGCAACAAGGCCGCACTTATCTGGGAGGGCGAGCCGGGCGACTCGCGCGTGCTGACCTACCAGATGCTCGCGAGCGAGGTCGCGCGCTGCGCCAACGCGCTCAAGAGCCTCGGCATTAAGGAGGGCGACCGCGTTGCGATCTACATGCCCTTGGTCCCCGAGGCGGCGATCGCGATGCTCGCCTGCGCGCGGATCGGTGCGGTCCACTCGGTCATCTTCGGCGGCTTCTCCTCCGAAGCGCTCGTTGACCGGATCAACGACGCCGAGGCCAAACTCTGCATCACGGCCGACGGCGGATGGCGCCGGGGCCAGCAGGTCCCGCTCAAGCACAACGTTGACGAGGCGCTCAAGCGTTGCCCCTCGGTTCGGCACTGCCTGGTGGTGCGCCGTACCGGGAGCAAGGTCGAGATGCGCAAGGATCGCGACCTGTGGTGGGACGCCTTGGTGCCGCATCAGAGCGCCGTATGTCCTCCGGCCGAGCTCGATTCCGAGCACATGCTCTACACCCTGTACACCTCGGGCACCACCGGCAAACCCAAGGGCGTGGTCCACACTGTCGGCGGCTATCTGGTTCACACCCTGATGACGATGAAGTGGGTGTTCGACCTCAGGGACGAGGACATCTACTGGTGCACGGCCGACATCGGCTGGGTCACCGGCCACAGCTACACGGTGTACGGGCCGCTGGCTGCGGGCGCGACAGTGGTGATGTACGAGGGCGCGCCGAACTTTCCGGAGAACGACCGCTTCTGGCAGATCATCGAGAAGTATCGCGTCAACATCCTTTACACCGCGCCCACCGCGATCCGCACCTTCATCAAATGGGGCGACTCGTGGGTCAAGAAGCATGATCTTTCGAGCCTGCGCCTGCTGGGCACCGTCGGCGAGCCGATCAACCCGGAGGCATGGATCTGGTACCACAAAGTTGTCGGCGGCGAGCGCTGCCCGATCGTCGATACCTGGTGGCAGACCGAGACTGGCGCAATCATGATAAGTCCGCTGCCCGGCGCGATCCCGACCAAGCCCGGCTCGGCGACCCGCCCGCTTCCCGGAATCGTGGCCGACGTTGTGACGCGCGATGGCAAAAGCGTCGGCGCGAACCAGGGCGGCTTACTTGTGGTGCGCCGGCCCTGGCCCGGGATGCTGCGCACGGTGTTCCGTGATCCCGAGCGCTACAAGCAGCAGTACTTCAGTCAGCTCGACGGGATGTACTTCACCGGCGACGGCGCGCGGCGCGACGAGGACGGCTACTTCTGGATCATGGGCCGCGTAGACGACGTGATTAACGTCTCCGGCCATCGGCTCGGCACGATGGAGATCGAAAGCGCGCTGGTCTCGCATCCGGCGGTCGCCGAAGCTGCGGTGGTCGGGCGGCCCGATGAGATGAAGGGGCAGGCGGTGATGGCGTTCGTGACGCTGGAGGGCGGGCGCAAGGGCGATCCCGACTTGCGCGAGCAGCTGCGCCAGCATGTGGTCAAGGAGATCGGCGCCCTCGCGCGTCCGGACGAGATCCGCTTCACCGACGCGTTGCCCAAGACGCGCAGCGGCAAGATCATGCGCCGCCTGCTGCGGCAGATCGCCGCCGGCGACGAGGCCCTGGGCGATACCACGACACTGGAGGACCTGTCAGTGCTCGCCCGCCTGCAGAAGGACGAGGAGTAA
- the rimP gene encoding ribosome maturation factor RimP: MAERIIEMLGPHVERQGYELVSVEYHKGTRSSMLRLLVDRPGGGIGLDDLERLSPILGDLLDVYDPIEGRYTLEVASPGLNRPLVRLADFEAVRGGRVRIKTHHALEGRKAFVGRLADVGADGVEIDDEPSGRRVRIEFGEIKGANYEYDFDAAERK, translated from the coding sequence ATGGCCGAGCGGATCATCGAGATGCTCGGGCCGCACGTCGAGCGCCAGGGCTACGAGCTGGTGTCGGTCGAGTATCACAAGGGCACGCGCAGCTCGATGCTGCGCCTGCTGGTGGATCGGCCGGGCGGAGGTATCGGGCTTGACGACCTCGAGCGCTTGAGCCCCATCCTCGGCGACCTGCTCGATGTATACGACCCAATCGAAGGGCGCTACACGCTCGAAGTGGCTTCGCCAGGACTGAACCGGCCGCTGGTGCGGCTGGCCGACTTCGAAGCCGTACGCGGCGGACGCGTCAGGATTAAGACGCATCACGCGCTGGAGGGGCGCAAGGCGTTTGTCGGAAGGCTCGCGGATGTAGGAGCCGACGGCGTCGAGATCGACGACGAGCCGAGCGGACGGCGGGTGCGGATCGAATTCGGCGAGATAAAGGGAGCGAATTACGAATACGATTTTGATGCAGCCGAGCGCAAATAG
- the nusA gene encoding transcription termination factor NusA: MTGELNRVIEQVSKEKGIDKAIVINAVEEMMHSAARRTFGPDCRIESRYNQELGEVELFEIKTVVEQVVNPQAEATLEEARAKYDPEAQVGDEILIKLDTATMGRIAAQAAKQNLIQHIRDAERKQIYNEFKDRKGEIVSGIVQRFERKNMIVNLGRTEAILPEKEQIPHERYRQGDRIRALILDVDLSEKGLSIVLSRTSNDFLRKLFEQEVPEIYEGIVEIRQCAREPGGRAKVAVYSKDSDVDPVGACVGMKGTRVQAVVQELRGEKIDIVPWTDDQAELVCRALAPAKVSKVIIDEDEHAMEVVVPDDQLSLAIGKRGQNVRLAHRLSGWKIDLRSDSEAEEEARKARASLNAIPGIGDINAELLYQWGFRSAEQLAETAEESFEVEGITPERARQLIQAAREWVSKKRAEEAAAAEAAAAAAADAATAAAADAATAAAADAAAAEVAAEDGEIEAPLAEGAEGVAADAAGEQGAVQPDVAAKS; encoded by the coding sequence ATGACCGGAGAGCTTAACCGGGTAATCGAGCAGGTTTCCAAGGAGAAGGGGATCGACAAGGCGATCGTGATAAACGCGGTCGAAGAGATGATGCATTCGGCGGCGCGCCGGACCTTCGGCCCCGATTGCCGCATCGAATCGCGCTACAACCAGGAGCTGGGCGAGGTCGAGCTGTTCGAAATCAAGACCGTGGTCGAGCAGGTCGTCAATCCACAAGCCGAGGCGACGCTCGAGGAGGCGCGCGCAAAGTACGACCCTGAGGCGCAGGTGGGCGACGAGATCCTGATCAAGCTCGACACCGCGACGATGGGCCGGATTGCCGCGCAGGCGGCCAAGCAGAACCTCATCCAGCACATCCGCGACGCCGAGCGCAAACAGATCTACAACGAGTTCAAAGATCGCAAGGGCGAAATCGTCTCCGGCATCGTGCAGCGCTTCGAGCGCAAAAACATGATCGTCAATCTCGGCCGCACCGAAGCGATCCTGCCCGAGAAGGAGCAGATCCCGCACGAGCGCTATCGCCAGGGCGATCGCATCCGCGCCCTCATCCTCGACGTCGATCTCTCCGAGAAGGGCCTCTCGATCGTGCTCTCGCGCACCTCCAACGACTTTTTGCGCAAGCTCTTCGAGCAGGAAGTGCCCGAGATATACGAGGGCATCGTGGAAATCCGTCAGTGTGCCCGCGAGCCGGGCGGACGGGCCAAGGTCGCGGTGTACTCCAAGGACTCCGACGTCGACCCGGTCGGCGCGTGTGTCGGGATGAAGGGCACGCGCGTGCAGGCGGTGGTTCAGGAGCTGCGCGGTGAGAAGATCGACATCGTGCCATGGACTGACGACCAGGCCGAGCTGGTCTGCCGCGCACTTGCCCCGGCCAAGGTCTCCAAGGTGATCATCGACGAGGACGAGCATGCGATGGAGGTCGTGGTGCCGGACGACCAGCTCTCGCTGGCGATCGGCAAGCGCGGCCAGAACGTGCGCCTGGCCCATCGGCTCTCCGGATGGAAAATCGATCTGCGCAGCGATTCCGAGGCCGAGGAGGAGGCGCGCAAGGCCCGCGCCTCGCTCAACGCCATCCCCGGCATCGGCGACATCAATGCCGAGCTGCTCTACCAGTGGGGATTCCGCTCGGCCGAGCAGCTGGCGGAAACCGCTGAAGAGTCTTTCGAGGTCGAGGGCATCACGCCTGAGCGTGCGCGCCAGCTTATTCAGGCCGCGCGCGAATGGGTTTCGAAGAAGCGTGCCGAGGAGGCCGCGGCGGCTGAAGCCGCCGCCGCTGCGGCTGCCGACGCCGCCACTGCTGCGGCTGCCGACGCCGCCACTGCTGCGGCGGCCGACGCCGCCGCTGCGGAGGTTGCGGCTGAGGACGGTGAAATCGAGGCGCCGCTTGCCGAAGGCGCCGAGGGCGTCGCTGCGGATGCGGCAGGCGAGCAGGGAGCGGTTCAACCGGATGTCGCGGCGAAATCATAA
- a CDS encoding DUF448 domain-containing protein, producing the protein MSRRNHNPGHTPVRTCLGCGLGDAQAAMVRLAAVGGAVSIDAERRRGGRGGYLHPRPDCLERFARSKTRAFRSLRVALDVQARRSITQMLSARLDSNGPLE; encoded by the coding sequence ATGTCGCGGCGAAATCATAATCCCGGGCATACGCCGGTCCGCACGTGCCTCGGATGTGGCCTCGGCGACGCACAGGCGGCGATGGTGCGGCTGGCGGCGGTGGGCGGCGCGGTGAGCATCGACGCCGAGCGCCGGCGCGGCGGGCGCGGCGGCTACTTGCATCCGCGCCCGGATTGCCTGGAGAGGTTTGCGCGCAGCAAGACCCGCGCGTTTCGCTCGCTGCGCGTGGCGCTGGACGTGCAGGCGCGCAGGTCGATTACGCAAATGTTAAGCGCGCGGCTGGATAGCAACGGCCCGCTCGAATAG
- the infB gene encoding translation initiation factor IF-2: protein MARKRIKTLAHEWGVSVEDVLASVERLRLGHSHSESSLLAPDEAERIKAELDEQAQRQSLLRRETVLETSAGKVVEKRLTATVMRRRHAEPEPGAAPAAARPEEPFHFELERESEEPFVAPFLEEREPPQPEIPALLEREPATPAQAETAGEQGRPSASEVHPPAGEAPAAPTPSNGGAPQPAEPMRVEPAMPARPVEAQRPAPARVEPSRPHPPAAQPPRAQPSAAQPSRPQYAGAGMGVRRVVEPRPVAAGPGGAINLTGAAHAAAPSLDDGQRGPRVLGKIELPKPAPRPSAPTSRPGGPPRPGQAGRFAPAPAAPSMEPAMPPSEGAVKPGARPIKKKRVVKKGVPDFTAEREMRGLRVPKKRRALPGKEQRKTEITTPKASKRVVRITEGVTVGDLARNMGVKAGEIIKKLMELGVMSTLNQVLDVDTAALVAGEFGYSVENVAFDVESAIEEEDEQAPGEAVERPPVVTVMGHVDHGKTSLLDAIRHARVTEQEFGGITQHIGAYTTESNGRKITFVDTPGHEAFTAMRARGAKVTDIVILVVAADEGVMPQTIEALNHARAAGVPIIVAINKIDRPEANVDRVKQQLTEQGLIPEDYGGETITVPVSARTGEGLDRLLEMILLQADLMELKANPHRTARGTVIESQLDRGRGPVATVLIQEGTLHQGDPFVCGMAYGRVRAMLDHNGQRIAEATPATPVEIFGLSEVPEPGTAFVAVADEAKARQVAEYRRSKRREGELQKTARVSLQDLSERMKAGEVKELKVIIKGDVQGSVEALAESLGRLSTSEVKIEIIHSSAGAISETDVTLASASGAVILGFNVRPEPKAAALAEKEGVDIRLYTVIYEAINEMREAMEGMLAPTYREKALGRAEVRKTFNVPGGTVAGSMVVDGKITRNARARLVRDGRVVWEGKIASLKRFKDDAREVAAGYECGIGLENFNDIKPNDVIEAFEMEAVVRRLETPRPETVRGGQAAVEKQLQT, encoded by the coding sequence ATGGCGCGAAAGCGGATCAAAACTCTTGCCCACGAGTGGGGCGTATCGGTTGAAGACGTCCTGGCCAGCGTCGAGCGTCTGCGCCTGGGACACAGCCACTCCGAGTCGAGCCTGCTGGCGCCGGACGAGGCCGAGCGCATCAAGGCCGAGCTCGACGAGCAGGCCCAGCGCCAGAGCCTGCTCCGGCGCGAAACCGTGCTGGAGACCAGCGCGGGCAAGGTGGTCGAAAAGCGGCTGACCGCGACCGTCATGCGCCGGCGCCACGCCGAGCCCGAGCCGGGCGCCGCGCCCGCCGCCGCCCGCCCCGAAGAACCGTTCCATTTCGAACTCGAACGCGAATCCGAGGAACCGTTCGTCGCGCCGTTCCTCGAGGAGCGCGAGCCGCCGCAGCCCGAAATTCCGGCGCTGCTTGAGCGCGAGCCGGCGACGCCGGCTCAGGCCGAGACCGCCGGCGAGCAGGGCAGGCCGTCTGCCTCTGAGGTTCACCCGCCCGCTGGCGAGGCGCCCGCAGCCCCCACGCCTTCCAATGGAGGCGCTCCGCAGCCGGCCGAGCCGATGCGGGTCGAGCCGGCCATGCCTGCGCGTCCTGTCGAAGCTCAGCGCCCGGCGCCGGCGAGGGTTGAGCCTTCGCGCCCGCATCCGCCGGCAGCGCAACCCCCGCGCGCGCAGCCGTCGGCGGCGCAGCCGTCGCGTCCGCAGTATGCGGGCGCCGGAATGGGTGTACGCCGTGTCGTTGAGCCACGCCCGGTTGCCGCTGGCCCGGGGGGAGCGATCAACCTGACCGGCGCCGCACACGCGGCCGCGCCGTCGCTCGATGACGGCCAGCGCGGACCGCGCGTGCTCGGCAAGATCGAATTGCCCAAGCCCGCACCGCGCCCCTCGGCGCCGACCAGTCGGCCTGGCGGGCCGCCGCGTCCGGGTCAGGCCGGCCGTTTCGCGCCCGCGCCGGCGGCGCCCTCGATGGAGCCGGCGATGCCGCCGAGCGAGGGCGCAGTCAAGCCGGGTGCGCGCCCGATCAAGAAAAAGCGCGTGGTGAAGAAGGGCGTGCCCGACTTCACGGCCGAGCGCGAGATGCGCGGCCTGCGCGTGCCCAAGAAGCGGCGCGCCCTGCCCGGCAAGGAACAGCGCAAGACCGAAATCACCACGCCCAAGGCGTCCAAGCGAGTCGTTCGCATCACCGAAGGGGTGACCGTCGGCGACCTCGCCCGCAACATGGGAGTCAAGGCCGGCGAGATCATAAAGAAGCTGATGGAGTTGGGTGTGATGTCCACGCTCAACCAGGTGCTCGACGTTGACACCGCCGCGCTGGTCGCCGGCGAATTCGGCTACAGCGTCGAGAACGTTGCTTTCGACGTCGAATCGGCGATCGAGGAAGAGGACGAGCAAGCCCCCGGTGAAGCGGTCGAGCGGCCGCCGGTGGTCACCGTCATGGGCCATGTTGACCACGGCAAGACCTCCCTGCTCGACGCGATTCGCCACGCCCGCGTGACCGAGCAGGAGTTCGGCGGTATCACTCAGCACATCGGCGCCTACACTACCGAGAGCAACGGGCGCAAGATAACCTTCGTCGACACCCCCGGCCACGAGGCGTTTACCGCGATGCGCGCGCGCGGCGCCAAAGTGACCGACATCGTGATTCTCGTGGTGGCGGCCGACGAGGGCGTGATGCCGCAGACGATCGAGGCGCTCAACCATGCGCGCGCGGCCGGCGTCCCGATAATCGTCGCGATCAACAAGATCGACCGTCCCGAGGCCAACGTTGACCGAGTCAAGCAGCAGCTCACCGAGCAGGGGCTGATCCCGGAAGATTACGGCGGCGAAACGATCACGGTGCCGGTTTCGGCGCGCACCGGCGAGGGGCTCGACCGCCTGCTTGAGATGATCCTGTTGCAGGCCGACCTGATGGAGCTCAAGGCCAATCCGCATCGCACGGCGCGCGGCACCGTCATCGAGTCGCAGCTCGACCGCGGGCGCGGACCCGTGGCCACCGTGCTCATCCAGGAAGGCACGCTGCATCAGGGCGACCCGTTCGTGTGCGGGATGGCTTACGGGCGCGTGCGCGCGATGCTGGATCACAACGGCCAGCGGATCGCCGAGGCGACGCCCGCGACCCCGGTCGAGATTTTCGGCCTCTCCGAGGTGCCCGAGCCCGGCACCGCCTTCGTGGCGGTGGCCGACGAGGCCAAGGCGCGCCAGGTTGCCGAGTACCGCCGCTCCAAGCGGCGCGAGGGCGAGCTGCAAAAAACGGCGCGCGTCTCGTTGCAGGACCTCAGCGAGCGGATGAAGGCCGGCGAGGTCAAGGAACTCAAGGTCATCATCAAGGGCGACGTCCAGGGCTCGGTCGAGGCGCTCGCCGAATCGCTCGGCCGTCTGTCCACTTCCGAAGTGAAGATCGAGATCATCCACAGCTCCGCGGGCGCGATTTCGGAGACCGACGTGACCCTCGCCTCGGCTTCGGGCGCGGTTATCCTCGGCTTCAACGTGCGGCCCGAACCCAAAGCCGCCGCGCTGGCCGAGAAGGAAGGCGTTGACATCCGCCTCTACACGGTGATCTACGAGGCGATCAACGAGATGCGCGAGGCGATGGAGGGGATGCTGGCGCCGACCTACCGCGAGAAGGCCCTCGGCCGCGCCGAGGTGCGCAAGACCTTCAATGTGCCCGGCGGCACCGTGGCCGGCTCGATGGTGGTCGACGGCAAGATCACCCGCAACGCGCGTGCGCGGCTGGTGCGCGACGGGCGGGTGGTATGGGAAGGCAAGATCGCCTCGCTCAAGCGCTTCAAGGATGACGCGCGCGAGGTCGCCGCCGGCTACGAGTGCGGTATCGGGCTGGAGAACTTCAACGACATCAAGCCCAACGACGTTATCGAAGCCTTCGAGATGGAGGCGGTCGTGCGCCGGCTCGAAACCCCGCGTCCGGAGACGGTGCGCGGCGGGCAGGCCGCGGTCGAGAAGCAGCTCCAGACCTGA